The following are encoded in a window of Salinibacter grassmerensis genomic DNA:
- a CDS encoding sugar phosphate isomerase/epimerase family protein: MPASTRRTFLKTSAALALGTAFPAGGYASDHNPAPARSEGGATGNAPLYRISLAQWSLHRALFDGDLDNLDFARTAREEFDIGAIEYVNQFFMDRATDAQYLQTMKTRAEDAGVQSLLIMCDGEGALGHPDAAERTTAVENHHKWVEAAATLGCHAVRVNARTMEAGSPTEQQKRAADGLRRLTAFAAERDINVLVENHGGLSSDGEWLAGVMNEVDRKHCGTLPDFGNWQIREGESYDPYEGVRDLMPHAKAISAKTHAFDDQGRATGLDYTKLMRVVLDAGYRGHVGIEYEGDDLSERAGIRATKQLLVDVRSRLEREYARSTEE, from the coding sequence ATGCCTGCTTCGACCCGACGCACTTTTCTGAAGACCTCCGCCGCCCTTGCCCTCGGCACCGCCTTTCCCGCGGGGGGCTATGCTTCCGATCACAACCCCGCCCCCGCCCGAAGCGAGGGGGGCGCCACGGGAAATGCGCCCCTCTACCGAATCTCCCTCGCGCAGTGGTCCCTTCATCGAGCCCTCTTCGACGGCGACCTCGACAATCTCGACTTCGCCCGCACGGCCCGCGAGGAGTTTGACATCGGGGCCATCGAGTACGTCAACCAGTTCTTCATGGACCGGGCGACGGACGCACAGTACCTACAGACAATGAAGACGCGTGCCGAGGACGCGGGCGTGCAGAGCCTGCTCATCATGTGCGATGGGGAGGGCGCGCTCGGACACCCGGACGCGGCGGAGCGAACGACCGCCGTGGAGAACCACCACAAGTGGGTCGAGGCGGCCGCGACGCTGGGATGCCACGCCGTTCGCGTGAACGCCCGGACGATGGAAGCGGGATCCCCCACCGAGCAGCAGAAGCGGGCGGCCGATGGGCTTCGTCGCCTCACCGCGTTTGCCGCCGAGCGGGACATCAATGTACTCGTGGAGAACCACGGCGGCCTCTCGTCCGATGGCGAGTGGCTCGCCGGCGTCATGAACGAGGTGGACCGTAAGCACTGCGGCACGCTCCCGGACTTCGGCAACTGGCAGATCCGCGAGGGGGAATCCTACGACCCGTACGAGGGTGTCCGCGACCTCATGCCCCACGCGAAGGCCATCAGCGCGAAGACGCATGCCTTCGACGACCAGGGGCGGGCGACAGGCCTCGACTACACGAAGCTGATGCGCGTCGTGCTCGACGCAGGGTACCGGGGCCACGTGGGGATCGAGTACGAGGGCGACGACCTGAGCGAGCGGGCCGGCATCCGGGCCACGAAGCAGCTCCTCGTCGACGTGCGCAGTCGACTTGAGCGTGAGTACGCCCGATCAACTGAGGAGTAG
- the nagB gene encoding glucosamine-6-phosphate deaminase produces the protein MDSYSPPANASEHATRPDTQHERVETLIFDDPAEMAHRVARRIATLIEERQAVDQQAVLGLPTGSTPIGVYQELVRMHQEDGLDLSNVVTFNLDEYYPMDPNSLQSYHRFMQENLFNHVNIPTDQIHIPRGDIPPDAVERHCVEYEHEIEKAGGIDLMLLGIGRSGHVGFNEPGSGHQTRTRQVILDEITRKDAASDFFGESNVPQEAITMGVGTILDCDEIVLMATGEHKAPIVKRAVEEPPSREVTASYLQDHPNATFYLDRAAAGELTREKMPWRVREVDWTDQKAKRAVIWLSETLDTPIPRLEASDYYQNQLHSLVHRYDDVDDLAREVFEDLRQRITYRENLLSDERVLIFSPHPDDDVISMGGMFDKLVSNGNDITVSYMTNGSVAVFDADVRRYLRFVGLSSDALNMSAEDLSGFRDRREEIETFFAEKDPAEVDPPEVQTLKSHIRYGEAIAAIEVMGLDADHAEFLDMPFYKTGRVRKDPITEADVEVVHNLLTEVEPTHIFVAGDLSDPHGTHRMCYKAIKEALHRYNDDATVPAGANGEASTTNETARPQPLVWLYRGAWQEWPLHEADVFTPLSKADLDRKVEAIFKHESQKDRAMFPGAYDDREFWERARDRNRDTADALNGLGLPEFYAAEAFVTTYDMP, from the coding sequence ATGGACTCGTACTCCCCCCCGGCCAACGCCTCCGAACACGCCACCCGGCCCGACACACAACACGAGCGGGTCGAAACCCTCATCTTTGATGACCCGGCCGAGATGGCCCATCGCGTGGCCCGGCGCATCGCCACCCTGATCGAAGAGCGACAGGCCGTCGACCAGCAGGCGGTCTTGGGCCTGCCGACCGGGTCTACCCCCATTGGCGTATACCAGGAGCTCGTTCGGATGCACCAGGAGGATGGGCTTGATCTCTCGAACGTGGTGACGTTCAACCTCGACGAGTACTACCCCATGGATCCGAATAGCCTGCAGAGCTACCACCGGTTCATGCAGGAGAACCTCTTCAACCACGTCAACATCCCGACGGACCAGATCCACATTCCCCGCGGCGACATTCCCCCGGACGCCGTGGAGCGTCACTGCGTGGAGTACGAGCACGAGATCGAGAAGGCCGGCGGGATCGATCTCATGCTGCTCGGCATCGGGCGCTCCGGCCACGTGGGCTTCAACGAGCCGGGCTCCGGGCACCAGACGCGCACCCGCCAGGTCATCCTCGACGAAATCACGCGCAAGGACGCTGCGAGCGACTTTTTCGGGGAATCCAACGTGCCTCAGGAGGCGATCACGATGGGCGTGGGCACCATTCTCGACTGCGACGAGATTGTGCTCATGGCCACGGGGGAGCACAAGGCCCCCATCGTGAAGCGGGCGGTGGAGGAGCCCCCGTCCCGCGAGGTGACGGCCAGTTACCTGCAGGACCATCCCAACGCCACCTTTTATCTCGACCGGGCGGCCGCGGGCGAGCTCACGCGGGAAAAGATGCCGTGGCGCGTCCGCGAGGTCGACTGGACCGACCAGAAGGCCAAGCGCGCCGTCATTTGGCTGTCCGAGACGCTCGACACCCCAATCCCTCGCCTCGAGGCGTCCGACTACTACCAGAATCAGCTTCATAGCCTGGTTCACCGCTACGACGACGTCGACGATCTGGCCCGGGAGGTCTTCGAGGACCTACGCCAGCGCATCACGTACCGCGAAAACCTCCTCTCCGACGAGCGCGTCCTCATCTTCAGCCCCCACCCGGACGACGACGTAATCTCGATGGGGGGCATGTTCGACAAACTCGTGTCGAACGGCAACGACATCACCGTCTCGTACATGACGAACGGGTCGGTGGCCGTCTTCGATGCCGATGTGCGCCGCTACCTCCGCTTCGTCGGCCTCAGCAGCGATGCGCTCAACATGAGCGCCGAGGATCTGTCGGGTTTCCGCGACCGGCGTGAGGAGATCGAGACCTTTTTCGCCGAGAAGGACCCGGCGGAGGTGGATCCGCCGGAGGTGCAAACCCTCAAGTCCCACATCCGGTACGGCGAGGCCATCGCGGCGATCGAGGTGATGGGCCTGGACGCCGACCACGCCGAGTTCCTGGACATGCCCTTCTACAAGACCGGACGCGTGCGCAAGGACCCCATTACGGAGGCGGACGTGGAGGTCGTGCACAACCTGCTTACGGAGGTCGAGCCCACCCACATTTTCGTCGCCGGCGACCTCTCGGACCCCCACGGCACGCACCGGATGTGCTATAAGGCCATCAAGGAGGCGCTCCACCGGTACAACGACGACGCCACCGTGCCGGCCGGCGCGAACGGGGAGGCCTCCACGACGAACGAGACGGCCCGTCCCCAACCCCTCGTGTGGCTCTACCGGGGGGCCTGGCAGGAGTGGCCGCTCCACGAGGCCGACGTGTTCACCCCACTCTCCAAGGCGGATCTCGACCGCAAGGTCGAGGCCATCTTCAAGCACGAGAGCCAGAAGGACCGGGCGATGTTTCCGGGGGCCTACGACGACCGTGAATTTTGGGAACGGGCTCGCGACCGAAACCGCGACACCGCCGACGCCCTGAACGGCCTGGGGCTTCCGGAATTCTACGCCGCCGAGGCGTTCGTAACGACCTACGACATGCCCTGA
- a CDS encoding Gfo/Idh/MocA family protein, whose translation MSIRTSVLAFLFGGALEAVSRLLVATRPFALFFRTLVSPTPKLFMALDRTIRYGMVGGGPGAFIGAVHRSAAALDGEMDLVAGAFSSDPEKSQDQGDSLHLDPDRVYDTYEEMADAEAERPDGIDVVSIVTPNFLHHDVARTFIDRGFHVICDKPMTTTLEDAEDLCRRVDEQDVVFCLTHNYAGYPLVKQARALVEQGRLGDLRKIVVEYPQGWLNRRLEEEGNKQASWRTDPEKAGAGALGDIGTHAEHLARYVTGLSLERMCADVGTVVEGRPVDDDASILARYEGGVRGLLHFSQISAGEENNLRLRVYGTEAGLDWRQEDPHRLTLLTDINGEAPQQIFSHGRASLADSVQPFIRTPQGHPEGFIEAFANIYRSAAHAIAAHEAGVEPEPWARDFPTVQDGAAGVHFIHTALESSEQEAWVDAAYTAPHA comes from the coding sequence ATGTCCATCCGCACCTCGGTGCTCGCGTTCCTATTTGGGGGCGCTTTGGAAGCGGTTTCTCGTCTCCTCGTCGCGACCCGGCCTTTCGCCCTCTTCTTCCGAACACTCGTTTCACCCACCCCAAAGCTCTTCATGGCGCTCGACCGAACAATTCGCTACGGCATGGTAGGGGGCGGGCCGGGGGCCTTCATTGGCGCCGTGCACCGCTCCGCCGCCGCCCTGGACGGCGAGATGGACCTCGTCGCCGGGGCCTTCTCCTCCGATCCCGAGAAGTCCCAGGACCAGGGCGACAGCCTGCACCTCGACCCCGACCGGGTTTACGACACCTACGAGGAGATGGCCGACGCGGAGGCCGAGCGGCCCGACGGCATCGACGTCGTCTCCATCGTCACGCCCAACTTCCTGCACCACGACGTGGCCCGCACCTTCATCGACCGGGGCTTTCACGTCATCTGTGACAAGCCGATGACGACCACCCTCGAGGACGCCGAAGACCTGTGCCGGCGTGTCGACGAGCAGGACGTGGTCTTCTGCCTCACGCACAACTACGCCGGCTACCCGCTGGTGAAGCAGGCCCGGGCACTCGTAGAACAGGGCCGCCTCGGCGACCTACGCAAGATCGTGGTGGAGTACCCACAGGGCTGGCTGAACCGCCGACTCGAGGAAGAGGGCAACAAGCAGGCCTCGTGGCGGACCGACCCGGAGAAGGCCGGTGCCGGCGCGCTGGGCGACATCGGCACCCACGCCGAGCACCTGGCCCGCTACGTGACGGGCCTGTCCCTGGAGCGCATGTGTGCCGACGTGGGGACGGTCGTGGAGGGGCGCCCCGTCGACGACGATGCCAGCATCCTTGCCCGCTACGAGGGGGGAGTGCGCGGCCTCCTCCACTTCTCACAGATCTCGGCCGGGGAGGAAAACAACCTTCGCCTGCGCGTCTACGGAACCGAGGCCGGGCTCGACTGGCGCCAGGAGGACCCGCATCGGTTGACCCTCCTCACCGACATCAACGGCGAGGCCCCCCAACAAATCTTCAGCCACGGCCGCGCCTCCCTCGCCGACTCGGTGCAGCCGTTCATCCGCACCCCGCAGGGCCACCCCGAAGGCTTCATTGAGGCCTTCGCCAACATCTACCGGAGCGCGGCTCACGCCATCGCGGCCCACGAGGCCGGCGTGGAGCCTGAGCCGTGGGCCCGAGACTTCCCGACGGTGCAGGACGGGGCCGCCGGCGTCCACTTCATCCACACCGCACTCGAAAGCAGCGAGCAGGAGGCCTGGGTCGACGCCGCCTACACGGCCCCGCATGCCTGA
- a CDS encoding ABC transporter ATP-binding protein gives MADTLTLDALSKRYGDGPPILSDLSRSFDPGTLTLLVGPNGAGKTTLLRLLAVQGYPTDGTVRYGEIDVHDEPYRYLQRVGLVHAGPELPEHLTAVELLEWILRSRGRWTDDEGPARVAAVLDRLRLDERRENLIGTYSSGMTQKAQVAAAFVADPAVVLMDEPLRSLDTATTEATVDLLDEFVADGGLAIVASHLTDALRPLADEVMRLGEESPVSA, from the coding sequence ATGGCCGACACCCTCACCCTCGACGCCCTCTCCAAACGGTACGGCGACGGCCCTCCCATCCTGTCGGACCTCTCGCGGTCATTTGACCCGGGGACACTCACGCTCCTCGTGGGGCCCAATGGCGCGGGCAAGACCACACTCCTGCGCCTGCTGGCCGTGCAGGGCTACCCCACGGACGGGACGGTGCGCTACGGCGAGATCGACGTGCACGACGAGCCGTACCGGTATCTTCAGCGGGTGGGCCTCGTCCACGCGGGGCCTGAACTGCCGGAGCACCTCACTGCGGTGGAGCTGCTGGAGTGGATCCTGCGCAGCCGGGGACGCTGGACGGACGACGAGGGCCCGGCCCGCGTCGCGGCGGTGCTCGACCGCCTCCGGCTCGACGAGCGCCGCGAGAACCTGATCGGGACCTACTCGAGCGGCATGACGCAGAAGGCGCAGGTGGCCGCCGCGTTCGTGGCCGATCCGGCAGTCGTGCTCATGGACGAGCCCCTTCGCAGTCTCGACACTGCCACCACCGAGGCCACCGTCGATCTCCTGGACGAGTTTGTGGCGGACGGCGGGCTTGCCATTGTGGCCAGCCACCTCACGGACGCGCTGCGCCCGCTTGCCGACGAGGTGATGCGCCTGGGCGAGGAGTCGCCCGTGTCTGCCTAG
- a CDS encoding Gfo/Idh/MocA family protein has translation MDRRTFLKGSALTAAGLSVVPRHVLGGAGHQPPSDTLNIAGIGVGGRGTSNMNAMTSENIVAVCDIDFDHVDQSLRDGDGNVADGLEALHEAYEQAERYADYRRMFDDLGDEIDGVVISTPDHLHAVAAQEAMQRGLHVYVEKPLTRTVREARTLMETADEMDVVTQMGNQGHTHPDGRRAIEWVWDGAIGSVQEIHAWTDRPARWWPQGVSRPEDSMSPPDAVNWDLFLGPAPEVSYHEAYHPFDWRGWVDYGTGALGDMGAHLIDHAMWALDLGSPTEVWGSSNAFGMHGDERVSWPTAETMHYTFGRGGRDPVHLTWYDGGLLPPRPQALPNDVPLVRELGADEEGPPPSWGGAIWVGDEGILMHDTYGRNPRLYPTELEAQYSTAPRQLPRVGTGHQMNWVEACKGQAEATCPFDYAAPLTETLLLGVVSLQAGTPVRYDPRSMSIPNAPEAEHYLRRDYRGEWSL, from the coding sequence ATGGATCGACGCACGTTTTTGAAAGGGTCCGCCCTGACCGCCGCAGGCCTTAGCGTGGTGCCCCGCCACGTGCTGGGCGGCGCCGGCCACCAGCCCCCGAGCGACACCCTCAACATCGCCGGCATTGGCGTTGGGGGGCGGGGCACCAGCAACATGAACGCGATGACGAGCGAGAACATCGTTGCCGTCTGCGACATCGACTTCGACCACGTCGACCAGTCGCTTCGCGACGGAGACGGCAATGTTGCAGACGGGCTTGAGGCCCTGCACGAGGCGTACGAGCAGGCCGAGCGCTACGCCGACTACCGCCGCATGTTTGACGACCTGGGGGATGAGATCGACGGGGTCGTCATCTCGACCCCGGACCACCTCCACGCCGTCGCCGCGCAGGAGGCGATGCAGCGCGGGCTGCACGTCTACGTCGAGAAGCCACTGACCCGGACCGTTCGGGAAGCACGGACGCTGATGGAGACGGCCGACGAGATGGATGTCGTGACCCAGATGGGCAATCAGGGCCACACCCACCCCGACGGGCGCCGCGCGATCGAGTGGGTGTGGGACGGAGCCATCGGCTCGGTGCAGGAGATTCACGCCTGGACCGACCGCCCGGCCAGGTGGTGGCCGCAGGGCGTCTCCCGCCCGGAGGACTCGATGTCGCCCCCCGACGCGGTCAACTGGGACCTCTTCCTGGGCCCGGCCCCGGAGGTCTCCTACCACGAGGCCTACCACCCGTTCGACTGGCGTGGATGGGTCGACTACGGCACCGGCGCCCTGGGCGACATGGGGGCGCACCTCATCGACCACGCGATGTGGGCCCTCGACCTGGGCTCCCCGACGGAGGTATGGGGCTCGTCGAACGCCTTTGGCATGCACGGGGATGAGCGTGTCTCCTGGCCCACCGCCGAGACGATGCACTACACATTTGGCCGGGGCGGCCGGGACCCAGTCCACCTGACCTGGTACGACGGCGGCCTGCTGCCGCCACGCCCGCAGGCCCTCCCGAACGACGTGCCCCTGGTGCGGGAGCTCGGCGCGGACGAGGAGGGGCCCCCGCCGTCCTGGGGCGGCGCGATCTGGGTGGGAGACGAGGGCATTTTGATGCACGACACCTACGGCCGGAACCCTCGCCTCTACCCCACGGAACTGGAGGCCCAGTACAGCACCGCCCCCCGGCAGCTTCCCCGTGTCGGCACGGGCCATCAGATGAACTGGGTGGAGGCCTGCAAGGGGCAGGCCGAGGCGACGTGTCCCTTCGACTACGCAGCCCCGCTGACGGAGACGCTCCTTCTGGGAGTGGTGTCCCTCCAGGCCGGAACCCCGGTACGGTACGACCCGCGCTCCATGAGCATTCCCAACGCGCCGGAGGCGGAGCATTACCTGCGCCGGGACTACCGTGGGGAGTGGTCGCTGTAG
- a CDS encoding 3-keto-disaccharide hydrolase, with protein MTKHTMLAATILVALSSALLLVAPASAQNMDAPNTLTPEERADGWTLLFDGETTEGWRGYNDEAFPETGWRVEDGVLTIEGSDGGVGGSGGDIITTETYEDFVLKLEWKISEGGNSGIFYRAIEQPDQPIYWSAPEMQVLDNANHPDATRGEDGNRKSGSLYDLIPADPQPFSGHGEWQDVMIVVEGSHVEHWLNGQKVLAYETWTPDWYRMIRDSKFRDHPEFGDAREGYIGLQDHGTTAHFRNIKIKEL; from the coding sequence ATGACCAAACACACGATGCTAGCGGCCACGATTCTTGTTGCACTTTCGTCCGCCCTGCTTCTGGTTGCGCCCGCAAGCGCCCAGAACATGGACGCCCCCAACACACTGACGCCGGAGGAACGGGCCGACGGCTGGACGCTGTTGTTCGATGGGGAGACGACCGAGGGATGGCGCGGATACAACGATGAGGCCTTCCCCGAGACCGGATGGAGGGTTGAGGACGGCGTCCTCACCATCGAGGGCTCCGACGGCGGCGTGGGCGGATCGGGGGGCGATATTATCACGACCGAGACGTACGAGGACTTCGTCCTCAAGCTGGAGTGGAAGATCTCTGAGGGCGGCAACAGCGGCATCTTCTACCGCGCAATCGAACAGCCGGACCAGCCCATCTACTGGTCGGCCCCGGAGATGCAGGTCCTAGACAACGCCAACCACCCGGACGCGACCCGGGGCGAGGACGGCAACCGAAAGTCCGGGTCGCTCTACGATCTGATTCCGGCCGATCCCCAGCCGTTCTCCGGCCACGGCGAGTGGCAGGACGTCATGATCGTCGTCGAGGGCAGCCACGTGGAGCACTGGCTCAACGGCCAGAAGGTGCTGGCGTACGAGACGTGGACCCCCGACTGGTACCGGATGATTCGCGACAGCAAGTTCCGGGACCACCCGGAGTTTGGAGATGCGCGCGAGGGCTACATTGGTCTTCAGGACCACGGAACGACGGCTCACTTCCGCAACATCAAGATCAAGGAGCTCTAG
- a CDS encoding gluconate 2-dehydrogenase subunit 3 family protein has protein sequence MSDLNRRDALKMLGLMAAAPTFSVACSSEEVQRAREQQAEQAPTQPAPQDYDHQLFTDHEFETVRVLTDWIIPADDRSGSATDAGVPAFIDFILTDEQLPDRDEQQAAFRGGLAWVDYTCLDRHGAPFVECTEAQQQGLLDDIAWPEDAEPEMQPGVEFFNSLRDLTASGFFSSKMGMEDLQYQGNQFVAEWTGCPDEVLQHIGVETA, from the coding sequence ATGAGCGATCTCAACCGCCGAGACGCCCTCAAGATGCTAGGCCTGATGGCGGCCGCGCCGACCTTCAGCGTGGCCTGTTCCTCCGAAGAAGTGCAGCGGGCCCGCGAGCAGCAGGCCGAACAGGCCCCCACCCAGCCCGCGCCGCAGGACTACGACCATCAGCTCTTCACCGACCACGAGTTTGAGACCGTCCGCGTGCTCACCGACTGGATCATCCCGGCCGACGACCGCTCCGGCAGCGCTACGGATGCGGGTGTGCCGGCGTTTATCGATTTCATCCTGACCGACGAGCAGTTGCCGGACCGGGACGAGCAGCAGGCCGCCTTCCGTGGGGGCCTCGCGTGGGTCGACTACACGTGCCTCGACCGGCACGGCGCCCCGTTCGTCGAGTGCACCGAGGCTCAGCAGCAGGGGCTGCTCGACGACATCGCGTGGCCGGAGGACGCCGAGCCAGAGATGCAGCCCGGGGTAGAGTTTTTCAACAGCCTCCGCGACCTGACCGCGTCAGGGTTTTTCAGCTCGAAGATGGGGATGGAGGACCTGCAGTATCAGGGCAACCAGTTCGTGGCCGAGTGGACCGGCTGTCCCGACGAGGTGCTTCAGCACATCGGGGTGGAGACGGCATGA
- a CDS encoding GMC family oxidoreductase, whose product MPFVQETPDTYDVCIVGSGAGGSMAAKVLAEAGADVVVLEAGPEWSVEEDGAMFDWNYSSPRRGASTKARPFGEMDACLGGWDIEGEPYTTAEDTSWNWFRARMLGGRTHHWGRISLRFGPDDFNGRSVDGHGQNWPIDYQDLKPYYDRVDRLIGLFGSEEGFYNSPDGIFMKPPEPRCYEKFIKQGAEDVGVPVIPSRLSILTEQHNGRAPCHYCAQCNRGCTTHSNFSAPPVLLDPALQTGNVTLITHAMAREVTTDQEGQATGVSYVDTQSRREQKVKADVVVLAASACESARLLLNSTSRQHPNGLANSSGAVGRYLMDSTGSTVMGVAPQLMDQPAHNCDGVGGMHSYIPWWAHDQDLDFPRGYHFELWGGRGMPGYGFGSGIQNLNGMFPGDEETKTKGGGGYGQQLKNDYRRFYGATVGMSGRGESIARRDNYCEIDPDARDEYGIPVLRFNHSWGEEEYLQVKHMQEKGREILRSAGAEPLGSVPSKEDGYGITMPGEIIHESGVTRMGADPDTSVLNAQCQAHDVDNLFVADAGPFTSMPHKNPTWTILALSMRTSEYIIDQRNKGNI is encoded by the coding sequence ATGCCTTTTGTTCAGGAGACCCCCGACACCTACGATGTTTGCATTGTTGGCTCCGGCGCGGGGGGCAGCATGGCCGCGAAGGTGCTGGCGGAGGCCGGGGCCGATGTCGTGGTTCTGGAGGCCGGCCCGGAATGGAGCGTCGAGGAGGACGGGGCGATGTTCGACTGGAACTACTCCTCGCCCCGCCGGGGGGCGTCGACGAAGGCGCGGCCCTTCGGAGAGATGGACGCGTGTCTTGGGGGGTGGGACATCGAGGGAGAGCCGTACACGACCGCCGAGGACACCAGCTGGAACTGGTTCCGGGCTCGGATGCTGGGGGGGCGCACGCACCACTGGGGCCGCATTTCTCTCCGCTTCGGACCGGACGACTTCAACGGACGGAGCGTCGACGGCCACGGGCAGAACTGGCCCATCGACTACCAGGACCTGAAGCCCTACTACGACCGGGTCGACCGGCTGATTGGCCTCTTCGGGTCGGAGGAAGGATTTTACAACTCCCCCGACGGGATTTTTATGAAGCCGCCCGAGCCTCGCTGCTACGAGAAGTTCATCAAGCAAGGAGCGGAGGACGTCGGCGTGCCGGTCATTCCGTCCCGCCTCTCGATCCTCACCGAGCAACACAACGGACGGGCGCCCTGCCACTACTGCGCGCAGTGCAACCGGGGCTGCACGACGCACTCGAACTTCTCAGCGCCGCCGGTGCTGCTGGACCCGGCCCTCCAAACCGGCAATGTGACCCTGATCACCCACGCGATGGCCCGGGAGGTGACCACCGATCAGGAGGGGCAGGCCACCGGTGTTTCCTACGTCGACACCCAGAGCCGGCGGGAGCAGAAGGTAAAAGCCGACGTGGTGGTCCTAGCCGCCAGTGCGTGTGAGTCGGCCCGCCTCCTGCTAAACTCCACGTCCCGCCAGCACCCCAACGGCCTGGCCAACTCCAGCGGCGCGGTTGGGCGCTACCTGATGGACTCGACGGGGTCGACCGTTATGGGGGTGGCCCCGCAGCTGATGGACCAGCCGGCCCACAACTGCGATGGGGTCGGGGGCATGCACTCCTACATCCCGTGGTGGGCCCACGATCAGGACCTCGACTTTCCGCGGGGCTACCACTTCGAGCTGTGGGGCGGGCGTGGGATGCCGGGCTACGGCTTCGGAAGCGGCATTCAAAATCTCAACGGCATGTTTCCCGGCGACGAGGAGACCAAGACAAAGGGCGGGGGCGGCTACGGCCAACAGCTCAAGAACGACTACCGCCGCTTCTACGGGGCGACGGTCGGGATGTCCGGGCGGGGCGAGTCGATTGCCCGCCGGGACAACTACTGTGAGATCGATCCGGACGCCCGGGACGAGTACGGCATTCCGGTGCTGCGCTTCAACCACTCCTGGGGAGAGGAGGAGTACCTGCAGGTCAAGCACATGCAGGAGAAGGGACGAGAGATTCTGCGGTCGGCCGGGGCCGAGCCGCTCGGGTCGGTGCCGAGCAAGGAGGACGGCTATGGCATTACCATGCCGGGAGAGATCATCCACGAATCAGGGGTGACCCGGATGGGGGCCGATCCAGACACCTCGGTGCTCAATGCCCAGTGCCAGGCCCACGACGTGGACAACCTATTTGTGGCCGACGCCGGGCCGTTTACGTCGATGCCGCACAAGAACCCGACCTGGACGATCCTCGCCCTCTCGATGCGCACCTCCGAGTACATCATCGACCAGCGCAACAAGGGCAACATCTGA
- a CDS encoding RNA polymerase sigma factor, producing the protein MPDRDDEFVQLVRENDARLRKICRVYADGAEAHHDLYQDILVELWRSFSSFEGDAEPSTWLYRVALNTALSHDRSKVVRDEATLDTDHPVWTDGMSRPDERLDRDEKLDRLYVAIDRLDDVDKALVMMYLDEKSYREMADVLGLSESHVGVKLHRVKNKLASWLEETPV; encoded by the coding sequence ATGCCCGATCGGGACGACGAGTTTGTACAGCTGGTGCGCGAGAACGATGCGCGTCTTCGCAAAATCTGCCGCGTGTACGCGGACGGTGCGGAGGCGCATCACGACCTGTACCAGGACATTCTCGTGGAGCTCTGGCGGTCTTTTTCCTCGTTCGAGGGGGACGCTGAGCCGAGTACCTGGCTCTACCGCGTGGCCCTCAACACGGCCCTGAGCCACGACCGCTCCAAGGTGGTACGGGACGAGGCGACGCTCGACACCGATCATCCGGTATGGACGGACGGCATGAGCCGCCCCGACGAGCGCCTCGATCGGGACGAGAAGCTCGACCGGCTGTACGTCGCTATCGACCGTCTCGACGACGTCGACAAGGCACTCGTGATGATGTACCTCGACGAGAAGAGCTATCGAGAGATGGCCGATGTGCTCGGCCTCAGCGAGTCCCACGTCGGCGTGAAACTGCACCGAGTCAAGAACAAACTGGCCTCGTGGCTGGAGGAGACCCCGGTATGA